The genomic region CAGCTGCCCGCGTTAGGCTGGCTCGGTCGGTCTCAGCGAACGCCGATAGGAAAGTTGAGCAACTTCATGACCGCAGCAGCAGAAACGACGGCGCTCGAATCTCGAGTCGGCCACTACTACCAGATGGAAGACACCTATCTGGTGGGCCGCGAGAAGGTGCGCGAGTTCGCCCGTGCTGTGCAGGACTATCACCCCGCACACTGGCATGTCGCTGCCGCCGCGGAGCTCGGTTACTCGGACCTGGTGGCACCGCTGACGTTCACGTCAACGCCGGCGATGGCCTGCAATCAGCGCATGTTCGAGTCGGTGGTTGTCGGTTATGACATGTACCTGCAGACCGAAGAGGTCTTCGAGCAGCACCGCCCGATCGTGGCCGGCGACGAGCTGAAAATCGACGTCGAGCTGACATCGGTGCGCAGGATCGCCGGCAGAGACCTGATCACCGTGACCAACACCTTCACTGACGCCGCTGGCGAGCGGGTGCACACCCTGCACACCACCGTCGTCGGCGTCACCGGCGAGGACGTCGATCCGGCGATCAGGCCCGCCGTGGCGAACGTGATCATGCATGACGTGAACATGCTCGGCGTCGACGCATCCCAAACGGAGTATGAGAAGACGGTGCGCCCCGAGGGCGAGGTTCGGATCGCCGAGGACAGCAG from Mycolicibacterium sp. YH-1 harbors:
- a CDS encoding fused (3R)-hydroxyacyl-ACP dehydratase subunits HadA/HadB, with the protein product MTAAAETTALESRVGHYYQMEDTYLVGREKVREFARAVQDYHPAHWHVAAAAELGYSDLVAPLTFTSTPAMACNQRMFESVVVGYDMYLQTEEVFEQHRPIVAGDELKIDVELTSVRRIAGRDLITVTNTFTDAAGERVHTLHTTVVGVTGEDVDPAIRPAVANVIMHDVNMLGVDASQTEYEKTVRPEGEVRIAEDSSARTPASPSFDAVKVGDELPVHHTRLSRGDLVNYSGVSGDANPLHWDEEIAKLAGQPDVIAHGMLTMGLGAGFGSGWSGDPGAVTRYAVRLSQPAIVPADGGADIEFSGRIKSLDPATRTGVVIVGAKSGGRKIFGLATLNVRFS